From Aurantiacibacter atlanticus, a single genomic window includes:
- a CDS encoding GDCCVxC domain-containing (seleno)protein — translation MQTVSTITCPQCEAATTETMPSNACWFFYECPHCQKRLKPLAGDCCVFCSYGDVPCPPIQEARENGGGSTCGASQ, via the coding sequence ATGCAGACTGTCTCCACGATCACTTGCCCCCAATGCGAAGCGGCCACGACCGAAACCATGCCGAGCAACGCATGCTGGTTCTTTTACGAGTGCCCGCATTGCCAGAAAAGGCTGAAGCCGCTGGCCGGAGACTGCTGCGTCTTTTGCTCTTATGGAGATGTGCCATGTCCGCCCATTCAGGAGGCGCGCGAAAATGGCGGCGGTTCCACTTGTGGCGCGTCGCAGTAG
- a CDS encoding MbcA/ParS/Xre antitoxin family protein: MTAFQPVDTAIRDFRPVPITDDEAAAMFRAVVNLFGKWDVTDEQASTLLDVPVRSYRRWKADGEPGRIDRDGKARLSNLIGIHKALRYIFRETRRAHDWIKAPNSAFQGRSALDIMLGGELTDLMRVRRYLDAERGGW, from the coding sequence ATGACTGCATTTCAGCCTGTAGACACCGCAATTCGCGATTTTCGGCCCGTCCCGATTACCGATGACGAGGCCGCTGCGATGTTTCGTGCGGTGGTAAACCTGTTCGGAAAATGGGATGTGACCGACGAACAGGCATCCACACTGCTTGACGTCCCCGTGCGGTCTTACCGCCGCTGGAAAGCGGACGGTGAACCCGGCCGGATCGACCGCGACGGCAAGGCGCGATTGTCCAACCTGATCGGTATTCACAAGGCGCTGCGCTATATCTTTCGTGAGACACGGCGCGCCCATGACTGGATCAAGGCACCCAATAGCGCATTTCAGGGTCGCTCCGCGCTCGATATCATGCTGGGCGGCGAACTGACCGATCTGATGCGGGTGCGCCGCTATCTCGACGCCGAGCGTGGCGGCTGGTGA